A single Lolium perenne isolate Kyuss_39 chromosome 6, Kyuss_2.0, whole genome shotgun sequence DNA region contains:
- the LOC127306897 gene encoding uncharacterized protein, which translates to MDASSWLSTMEKYMAAMELPSHKRVLFVAFNLKGLADAWWTGVRDAYVPVHGEPTWTVFVQQFTDKYYPQSFKDEMSEKLKNIKQEKLSVDEYEAEFSKMVLFVDRVRHDEAEKARAFFRGLNSRYREVMGARPPNDYMSMVKQARGMELEVRLTAMEDGRTGGSSGTGGDHKGNHRGGSGSTQRPPFKKFKGNHRPQQTTKFKQSNSQSSSVPRSSSSTPSFRPVPGQGMICFKCGEGHHASECAWTGECYHCGKPGHMGRVCRENPASIIKWERTSAGSTTTSSRGSVNMLAAAPTPTPQFPPAYAPPPGYVWQAVPLMSTQHPTPSAPLQLPAPPHHSVGTPSAPPQPGVYAMPTSASFGRPDVMTGNP; encoded by the coding sequence ATGGATGCATCGTCTTGGCTGAGTACCATGGAGAAGTATATGGCTGCTATGGAGTTACCGTCGCACAAGCGGGTTCTCTTTGTGGCTTTCAACCTTAAGGGTCTTGCTGATGCGTGGTGGACAGGAGTTCGTGATGCATATGTTCCTGTTCATGGGGAGCCCACTTGGACTGTTTTTGTGCAGCAGTTCACTGACAAGTATTATCCACAATCATTCAAGGATGAAATGTCAGAGAAATTGAAGAACATTAAGCAAGAAAAGCTATCTGTGGATGAGTATGAGGCTGAGTTTAGCAAGATGGTTCTCTTTGTTGATCGTGTGAGGCATGATGAGGCAGAGAAAGCTAGGGCATTTTTCCGAGGACTTAATTCTAGATACAGAGAGGTGATGGGAGCGAGGCCTCCGAATGATTACATGTCCATGGTTAAGCAGGCTAGAGGAATGGAGTTGGAAGTTCGACTCACTGCCATGGAGGACGGTCGTACAGGAGGTTCTAGTGGCACAGGTGGTGATCATAAGGGAAATCACCGTGGCGGTAGTGGGTCTACTCAGCGACCCCCTTTCAAGAAGTTCAAGGGAAATCACCGTCCGCAACAAACAACAAAGTTCAAACAATCCAATTCTCAATCTTCTTCAGTGCCACGCTCTTCTTCATCCACTCCATCCTTTCGTCCAGTACCTGGGCAGGGCATGATCTGTTTCAAATGTGGCGAGGGACACCATGCTTCTGAGTGCGCCTGGACTGGAGAGTGTTATCACTGTGGTAAGCCAGGTCATATGGGACGTGTATGTCGTGAAAACCCTGCTAGCATTATTAAATGGGAGAGGACATCTGCTGGCTCTACCACCACGTCATCTCGAGGGTCTGTAAACATGTTAGCTGCTGCTCCCACTCCTACTCCACAGTTTCCTCCAGCTTATGCACCACCTCCTGGTTATGTATGGCAAGCTGTTCCGCTTATGTCAACTCAGCATCCTACACCGTCTGCTCCGCTTCAGTTACCTGCACCACCTCACCATAGTGTTGGGACCCCCTCTGCTCCGCCACAACCTGGGGTCTACGCCATGCCGACTAGTGCTTCTTTCGGGCGTCCAGATGTCATGACAG